The following are encoded in a window of Sminthopsis crassicaudata isolate SCR6 chromosome 5, ASM4859323v1, whole genome shotgun sequence genomic DNA:
- the LOC141544497 gene encoding uncharacterized protein LOC141544497 isoform X2, giving the protein MCSGSLGPLPQELVTFRDVAVDLTQEEWGLLDNDQKKLYKEVMLENAWNLLSLGLLIPREYVISYFKQRKSQWMLDQGLRNCSPEKEIRFEMKKSIPELSLPAVETQKPRFISDGRGHFSWKDICNTLEKIHSGEKSYEHNQSGKVFTERWTLTGHKRIYFREKPIECNQYRKSFKYKNSFPLHHKIHAAERPYECNQCGKSFREKGALTVHERIHTGEKPYKCTQCGKTFTHKVSLTVHQRIHTGEEPYKCNQCGKAFTQSADLIRHQRIHTGEKPYKCNQCAKAFTHKISLTVHQRIHTGEKPYKCNQCGKFFSQKGILTVHQRIHTGEKPYKCDQCGKIFSHKGILIVHQRNHTGEKPYKCNQCGKAFTQSGDLIRHKRIHTGEKPYECNQCGKAFGDKGALTVHQRIHIGEKPYECNQCGKGFTQKVSLTIHQRIHTGEKPYVCNQCGKAFRDKGTLTAHQRIHTGEKPYECKQCGKAFTKKDSLTAHQRIHTGEKPYECNQCGKAFTTKDSLSAHQGVHIGQKPYECNQCGKAFTRKSRLIAHQRIHTGEEPYKCNQCGKAFIYNRDLIVHHRIHTGEKPYECNQCRKAFRNKGALTVHQRIHTGEKPYECNQCGKAFIHKISFTVHQRNHNGEKPYVCNQCGKAFTRKSRLTAHQRIHTGEKPYKCNHCGKAFTKKESLTGHQRIHIGEKPYECNQ; this is encoded by the exons ATGTGTTCTGGAAGCCTCGGACCTCTTCCTCAG GAGTTGGTGACATTCAgggatgtggctgtggacttaACCCAGGAGGAGTGGGGCCTCTTGGACAATGATCAGAAGAAGCTGTACAAGGAGGTCATGTTGGAGAATGCCTGGAACCTGCTCTCCCTGG GGCTTCTTATTCCCAGAGAATATGTGATCTCTTATTTTAAGCAAAGAAAATCTCAATGGATGCTGGACCAAGGCCTGAGGAATTGCTCTCCAG aaaaagaaatcagatttgaaatgaagaaaagtaTTCCAGAGCTAAGTCTTCCTGCAGTAGAAACTCAGAAGCCAAGATTCATCAGTGATGGTCGTGGTCACTTCTCTTGGAAAGATATATGTAACACACTTGAGAAAATTCACAGCGGAGAGAAATCTTATGAGCATAATCAAAGTGGAAAAGTTTTCACAGAAAGATGGACTCTTACTGGACATAAGAGAATTTACTTTAGAGAGAAACCTATTGAATGTAACCAATACAGAAagtctttcaaatataaaaatagttttcctcTTCATCATAAAATCCATGCTGCAGAGagaccttatgaatgtaaccaatgtggaaagtcTTTTAGAGAAAAGGGAGCTCTTACTGTACAtgagagaatccatactggagagaaaccttataaatgtaccCAATGTGGAAAAACTTTTACACATAAGGTatctcttactgtacatcagagaatccatactggagaggaaccttataaatgtaatcagtgtggaaaggcttttacacaaAGTGCAGATCTTAtcagacatcagagaatccacactggagagaaaccttataaatgtaaccaatgtgcAAAGGCTTTTACACATAAGATATcacttactgtacatcagagaatccacactggagagaaaccttataaatgtaaccaatgtggaaagttTTTTAGTCAAAAAGGAattcttactgtacatcagagaatccacactggggagaaaccttataaatgtgaCCAATGTGGAAAGATTTTTAGTCATAAAGGAATTCTTATTGTACACCAGAGAaaccacactggagagaaaccttataaatgtaatcaatgtggaaaggcttttacacaaAGTGGAGATCTTATCAGACataagagaatccacactggagagaaaccatatgaatgtaaccagtgtggaaaggcttttggaGACAAGGGagctcttactgtacatcagagaatccatattggagagaaaccatatgaatgtaaccaatgtggaaagggtTTTACACAGAAGGTATCTCTTactatacatcagagaatccacactggagagaaaccttatgtatgtaaccagtgtggaaaggcttttagagacAAGGGAACTCttactgcacatcagagaatccacactggagagaaaccttatgaatgtaaacagtgtggaaaggcttttacaaaaaaagattctcttactgcacatcagagaatccacactggagagaaaccttatgaatgtaaccagtgtggaaaggcttttacaacAAAAGACTCTCTTTCTGCACATCAGGGAGTCCATATTGGacagaaaccttatgaatgtaaccagtgtggaaaggctttcacaaggAAGTCACGTCTTattgcacatcagagaatccacactggagaggaaccttataaatgtaaccaatgtggaaaggcttttatatATAACAGAGATCTTATTGTACATCacagaatccacactggagaaaaaccttatgagtGTAACCAATGTCGAAAGGCTTTTAGAAACAAGGGAGCTCTTACAGTACATCAGAGAAtacacactggagagaaaccttatgaatgtaaccaatgtggaaaagcttttataCATAAGATATCttttactgtacatcagagaaaccacaatggagagaaaccttatgtctgtaatcagtgtggaaaggctttcacaagaaAGTCACGTCttactgcacatcagagaatccacactggagagaaaccttataaatgtaaccattgtggaaaggcttttacaaaaaaggaatctCTTActggacatcagagaatccatattggagagaaaccttatgaatgtaaccaataa
- the LOC141544497 gene encoding uncharacterized protein LOC141544497 isoform X3: MDPFFTKEEELVTFRDVAVDLTQEEWGLLDNDQKKLYKEVMLENAWNLLSLGLLIPREYVISYFKQRKSQWMLDQGLRNCSPEKEIRFEMKKSIPELSLPAVETQKPRFISDGRGHFSWKDICNTLEKIHSGEKSYEHNQSGKVFTERWTLTGHKRIYFREKPIECNQYRKSFKYKNSFPLHHKIHAAERPYECNQCGKSFREKGALTVHERIHTGEKPYKCTQCGKTFTHKVSLTVHQRIHTGEEPYKCNQCGKAFTQSADLIRHQRIHTGEKPYKCNQCAKAFTHKISLTVHQRIHTGEKPYKCNQCGKFFSQKGILTVHQRIHTGEKPYKCDQCGKIFSHKGILIVHQRNHTGEKPYKCNQCGKAFTQSGDLIRHKRIHTGEKPYECNQCGKAFGDKGALTVHQRIHIGEKPYECNQCGKGFTQKVSLTIHQRIHTGEKPYVCNQCGKAFRDKGTLTAHQRIHTGEKPYECKQCGKAFTKKDSLTAHQRIHTGEKPYECNQCGKAFTTKDSLSAHQGVHIGQKPYECNQCGKAFTRKSRLIAHQRIHTGEEPYKCNQCGKAFIYNRDLIVHHRIHTGEKPYECNQCRKAFRNKGALTVHQRIHTGEKPYECNQCGKAFIHKISFTVHQRNHNGEKPYVCNQCGKAFTRKSRLTAHQRIHTGEKPYKCNHCGKAFTKKESLTGHQRIHIGEKPYECNQ; this comes from the exons ATGGATCCTTTCtttacaaaggaggaa GAGTTGGTGACATTCAgggatgtggctgtggacttaACCCAGGAGGAGTGGGGCCTCTTGGACAATGATCAGAAGAAGCTGTACAAGGAGGTCATGTTGGAGAATGCCTGGAACCTGCTCTCCCTGG GGCTTCTTATTCCCAGAGAATATGTGATCTCTTATTTTAAGCAAAGAAAATCTCAATGGATGCTGGACCAAGGCCTGAGGAATTGCTCTCCAG aaaaagaaatcagatttgaaatgaagaaaagtaTTCCAGAGCTAAGTCTTCCTGCAGTAGAAACTCAGAAGCCAAGATTCATCAGTGATGGTCGTGGTCACTTCTCTTGGAAAGATATATGTAACACACTTGAGAAAATTCACAGCGGAGAGAAATCTTATGAGCATAATCAAAGTGGAAAAGTTTTCACAGAAAGATGGACTCTTACTGGACATAAGAGAATTTACTTTAGAGAGAAACCTATTGAATGTAACCAATACAGAAagtctttcaaatataaaaatagttttcctcTTCATCATAAAATCCATGCTGCAGAGagaccttatgaatgtaaccaatgtggaaagtcTTTTAGAGAAAAGGGAGCTCTTACTGTACAtgagagaatccatactggagagaaaccttataaatgtaccCAATGTGGAAAAACTTTTACACATAAGGTatctcttactgtacatcagagaatccatactggagaggaaccttataaatgtaatcagtgtggaaaggcttttacacaaAGTGCAGATCTTAtcagacatcagagaatccacactggagagaaaccttataaatgtaaccaatgtgcAAAGGCTTTTACACATAAGATATcacttactgtacatcagagaatccacactggagagaaaccttataaatgtaaccaatgtggaaagttTTTTAGTCAAAAAGGAattcttactgtacatcagagaatccacactggggagaaaccttataaatgtgaCCAATGTGGAAAGATTTTTAGTCATAAAGGAATTCTTATTGTACACCAGAGAaaccacactggagagaaaccttataaatgtaatcaatgtggaaaggcttttacacaaAGTGGAGATCTTATCAGACataagagaatccacactggagagaaaccatatgaatgtaaccagtgtggaaaggcttttggaGACAAGGGagctcttactgtacatcagagaatccatattggagagaaaccatatgaatgtaaccaatgtggaaagggtTTTACACAGAAGGTATCTCTTactatacatcagagaatccacactggagagaaaccttatgtatgtaaccagtgtggaaaggcttttagagacAAGGGAACTCttactgcacatcagagaatccacactggagagaaaccttatgaatgtaaacagtgtggaaaggcttttacaaaaaaagattctcttactgcacatcagagaatccacactggagagaaaccttatgaatgtaaccagtgtggaaaggcttttacaacAAAAGACTCTCTTTCTGCACATCAGGGAGTCCATATTGGacagaaaccttatgaatgtaaccagtgtggaaaggctttcacaaggAAGTCACGTCTTattgcacatcagagaatccacactggagaggaaccttataaatgtaaccaatgtggaaaggcttttatatATAACAGAGATCTTATTGTACATCacagaatccacactggagaaaaaccttatgagtGTAACCAATGTCGAAAGGCTTTTAGAAACAAGGGAGCTCTTACAGTACATCAGAGAAtacacactggagagaaaccttatgaatgtaaccaatgtggaaaagcttttataCATAAGATATCttttactgtacatcagagaaaccacaatggagagaaaccttatgtctgtaatcagtgtggaaaggctttcacaagaaAGTCACGTCttactgcacatcagagaatccacactggagagaaaccttataaatgtaaccattgtggaaaggcttttacaaaaaaggaatctCTTActggacatcagagaatccatattggagagaaaccttatgaatgtaaccaataa
- the LOC141544497 gene encoding uncharacterized protein LOC141544497 isoform X1 has protein sequence MEWEAGGAFPVDPFFTKEEELVTFRDVAVDLTQEEWGLLDNDQKKLYKEVMLENAWNLLSLGLLIPREYVISYFKQRKSQWMLDQGLRNCSPEKEIRFEMKKSIPELSLPAVETQKPRFISDGRGHFSWKDICNTLEKIHSGEKSYEHNQSGKVFTERWTLTGHKRIYFREKPIECNQYRKSFKYKNSFPLHHKIHAAERPYECNQCGKSFREKGALTVHERIHTGEKPYKCTQCGKTFTHKVSLTVHQRIHTGEEPYKCNQCGKAFTQSADLIRHQRIHTGEKPYKCNQCAKAFTHKISLTVHQRIHTGEKPYKCNQCGKFFSQKGILTVHQRIHTGEKPYKCDQCGKIFSHKGILIVHQRNHTGEKPYKCNQCGKAFTQSGDLIRHKRIHTGEKPYECNQCGKAFGDKGALTVHQRIHIGEKPYECNQCGKGFTQKVSLTIHQRIHTGEKPYVCNQCGKAFRDKGTLTAHQRIHTGEKPYECKQCGKAFTKKDSLTAHQRIHTGEKPYECNQCGKAFTTKDSLSAHQGVHIGQKPYECNQCGKAFTRKSRLIAHQRIHTGEEPYKCNQCGKAFIYNRDLIVHHRIHTGEKPYECNQCRKAFRNKGALTVHQRIHTGEKPYECNQCGKAFIHKISFTVHQRNHNGEKPYVCNQCGKAFTRKSRLTAHQRIHTGEKPYKCNHCGKAFTKKESLTGHQRIHIGEKPYECNQ, from the exons GAGTTGGTGACATTCAgggatgtggctgtggacttaACCCAGGAGGAGTGGGGCCTCTTGGACAATGATCAGAAGAAGCTGTACAAGGAGGTCATGTTGGAGAATGCCTGGAACCTGCTCTCCCTGG GGCTTCTTATTCCCAGAGAATATGTGATCTCTTATTTTAAGCAAAGAAAATCTCAATGGATGCTGGACCAAGGCCTGAGGAATTGCTCTCCAG aaaaagaaatcagatttgaaatgaagaaaagtaTTCCAGAGCTAAGTCTTCCTGCAGTAGAAACTCAGAAGCCAAGATTCATCAGTGATGGTCGTGGTCACTTCTCTTGGAAAGATATATGTAACACACTTGAGAAAATTCACAGCGGAGAGAAATCTTATGAGCATAATCAAAGTGGAAAAGTTTTCACAGAAAGATGGACTCTTACTGGACATAAGAGAATTTACTTTAGAGAGAAACCTATTGAATGTAACCAATACAGAAagtctttcaaatataaaaatagttttcctcTTCATCATAAAATCCATGCTGCAGAGagaccttatgaatgtaaccaatgtggaaagtcTTTTAGAGAAAAGGGAGCTCTTACTGTACAtgagagaatccatactggagagaaaccttataaatgtaccCAATGTGGAAAAACTTTTACACATAAGGTatctcttactgtacatcagagaatccatactggagaggaaccttataaatgtaatcagtgtggaaaggcttttacacaaAGTGCAGATCTTAtcagacatcagagaatccacactggagagaaaccttataaatgtaaccaatgtgcAAAGGCTTTTACACATAAGATATcacttactgtacatcagagaatccacactggagagaaaccttataaatgtaaccaatgtggaaagttTTTTAGTCAAAAAGGAattcttactgtacatcagagaatccacactggggagaaaccttataaatgtgaCCAATGTGGAAAGATTTTTAGTCATAAAGGAATTCTTATTGTACACCAGAGAaaccacactggagagaaaccttataaatgtaatcaatgtggaaaggcttttacacaaAGTGGAGATCTTATCAGACataagagaatccacactggagagaaaccatatgaatgtaaccagtgtggaaaggcttttggaGACAAGGGagctcttactgtacatcagagaatccatattggagagaaaccatatgaatgtaaccaatgtggaaagggtTTTACACAGAAGGTATCTCTTactatacatcagagaatccacactggagagaaaccttatgtatgtaaccagtgtggaaaggcttttagagacAAGGGAACTCttactgcacatcagagaatccacactggagagaaaccttatgaatgtaaacagtgtggaaaggcttttacaaaaaaagattctcttactgcacatcagagaatccacactggagagaaaccttatgaatgtaaccagtgtggaaaggcttttacaacAAAAGACTCTCTTTCTGCACATCAGGGAGTCCATATTGGacagaaaccttatgaatgtaaccagtgtggaaaggctttcacaaggAAGTCACGTCTTattgcacatcagagaatccacactggagaggaaccttataaatgtaaccaatgtggaaaggcttttatatATAACAGAGATCTTATTGTACATCacagaatccacactggagaaaaaccttatgagtGTAACCAATGTCGAAAGGCTTTTAGAAACAAGGGAGCTCTTACAGTACATCAGAGAAtacacactggagagaaaccttatgaatgtaaccaatgtggaaaagcttttataCATAAGATATCttttactgtacatcagagaaaccacaatggagagaaaccttatgtctgtaatcagtgtggaaaggctttcacaagaaAGTCACGTCttactgcacatcagagaatccacactggagagaaaccttataaatgtaaccattgtggaaaggcttttacaaaaaaggaatctCTTActggacatcagagaatccatattggagagaaaccttatgaatgtaaccaataa